In the Mytilus galloprovincialis chromosome 10, xbMytGall1.hap1.1, whole genome shotgun sequence genome, one interval contains:
- the LOC143048513 gene encoding uncharacterized protein LOC143048513 isoform X1 yields MDVNDQYLYWPLKRLKNELASRGAVGTGRKADLIERLRAYDRNQNFKNPVIHAPEPLEVEWPVSGFKQLKKEHKVIMPKLSREQIEAYFLYRMAEDNVYSGDLQSMTKGQLMFESHRVLACSILKNDNGIFLSGVVGAAMKKKVTYNYRLKLEKSSGDPMNSHCECPAGRGPHGSCKHVAAVLIMISDFITTGNVNTGRSCTDTLMMFTKPKSSYSGSPVKAEKLPTKRTLAPVYLADPRPLKYRNCPGYNDHIKNTVTNYCSVSSMDLSIRYLYEKADIQAAAKDHDYCTMPLTEHWIDRANKVTQSDVDLIERSTRLQSCSPKWLEERRFRLTASTFGEICKVTSRRNTDKFCHSLFYGSNIQSKALSHGKNYEAKALKAFNLKFDKNAKRCGFYVSIDKSFLGASPDAILEDGQSIVEIKCPYNGRNEDVKPGPNFKFLQMDSNGNIVLKESSNYYDQIQGQLFVTKRSLCYFVVYTLCDLFVQKINLNEEYCNNCLVPKLESFYQRVFRPYVASTL; encoded by the exons ATGGACGTCAACGATCAGTACTTGTATTGGCCTCTTAAAAGGTTAAAGAATGAGCTGGCAAGTCGTGGTGCAGTTGGAACAGGAAGAAAGGCAGACCTTATTGAAag ACTAAGAGCATATGATAGAAATCAGAATTTTAAAAATCCTGTTATCCATGCTCCAGAACCATTGGAAGTAGAATGGCCTGTTTCAGGATTTAAACAGTTGAAAAAGGAGCACAAGGTTATCATGCCAAAATTATCACGAGAGCAAATAGAGGCTTATTTCTTGTATAGGATGGCAG AGGACAATGTGTATAGTGGTGACCTACAATCTATGACAAAGGGGCAACTGATGTTTGAGAGCCATAGAGTTTTAGCTTGttctattttgaaaaatgataatgGAATATTTCTTAGTGGTGTGGTTGGAGCAGCTATGAAGAAAAAG gtAACTTACAACTACAGGTTGAAACTTGAAAAGAGCTCTGGTGATCCAATGAACTCACACTGTGAATGTCCTGCTGGAAGGGGACCACATGGATCCTGCAAGCATGTAGCAGCAGTACTAATAATGATTAGTGATTTCATTACAACTGGCAATGTAAACACAGGAAGGTCTTGTACTGACACTTTGATGATGTTTACCAAGCCAAAATCATCATATAGTG GGTCTCCAGTGAAAGCAGAAAAGTTACCAACCAAGAGAACGCTTGCACCAGTTTATCTGGCTGACCCCAGACCGTTGAAATACAGAAACTGCCCTGGTTATAATGACCACATCAAAAACACGGTTACTAACTACTGCAGTGTATCCTCTATGGACTTGTCCATAAGATACCTGTATGAAAAAGCTGATATTCAG GCAGCAGCTAAAGATCATGATTATTGTACCATGCCTTTAACTGAGCATTGGATTGATAGAGCAAATAAG GTAACACAATCAGATGTGGATTTGATTGAGAGGTCTACCCGCCTACAAAGTTGCAGTCCCAAGTGGTTAGAAGAAAGAAGATTTAGACTGACAGCATCTACCTTTGGAGAGATTTGTAAAGTTACTTCAAGACGGAACACTGACAAATTTTGTCACTCACTTTTTTATGGCTCAAATATTCAGAGCAAGGCACTTAGTCATGGCAAAAACTATGAAGCTAAAGCATTGAAAgctttcaatttaaaatttgataagaATGCTAAAAGATGTGGTTTTTATGTCAGTATTGATAAATCTTTTCTAGGTGCTTCACCTGATGCCATTTTAGAGGATGGTCAATCAATTGTTGAAATTAAATGCCCCTACAATGGAAGAAATGAGGATGTTAAGCCTGgtccaaatttcaaatttttacagATGGATAGTAATGGCAATATTGTTTTGAAAGAGAGCAGTAATTATTATGATCAAATTCAAGGGCAGCTTTTTGTCACCAAAAGATCTCTGTGTTACTTTGTTGTTTATACATTATGTGACTTGTTTGTACAAAAAATCAACCTTAATGAGGAGTATTGTAATAACTGTCTTGTTCCAAAACTGGAGTCATTTTACCAAAGAGTTTTCAGACCATATGTTGCTTCAACATTGTAA
- the LOC143048513 gene encoding uncharacterized protein LOC143048513 isoform X2 produces the protein MDVNDQYLYWPLKRLKNELASRGAVGTGRKADLIERLRAYDRNQNFKNPVIHAPEPLEVEWPVSGFKQLKKEHKVIMPKLSREQIEAYFLYRMAEDNVYSGDLQSMTKGQLMFESHRVLACSILKNDNGIFLSGVVGAAMKKKAAAKDHDYCTMPLTEHWIDRANKVTQSDVDLIERSTRLQSCSPKWLEERRFRLTASTFGEICKVTSRRNTDKFCHSLFYGSNIQSKALSHGKNYEAKALKAFNLKFDKNAKRCGFYVSIDKSFLGASPDAILEDGQSIVEIKCPYNGRNEDVKPGPNFKFLQMDSNGNIVLKESSNYYDQIQGQLFVTKRSLCYFVVYTLCDLFVQKINLNEEYCNNCLVPKLESFYQRVFRPYVASTL, from the exons ATGGACGTCAACGATCAGTACTTGTATTGGCCTCTTAAAAGGTTAAAGAATGAGCTGGCAAGTCGTGGTGCAGTTGGAACAGGAAGAAAGGCAGACCTTATTGAAag ACTAAGAGCATATGATAGAAATCAGAATTTTAAAAATCCTGTTATCCATGCTCCAGAACCATTGGAAGTAGAATGGCCTGTTTCAGGATTTAAACAGTTGAAAAAGGAGCACAAGGTTATCATGCCAAAATTATCACGAGAGCAAATAGAGGCTTATTTCTTGTATAGGATGGCAG AGGACAATGTGTATAGTGGTGACCTACAATCTATGACAAAGGGGCAACTGATGTTTGAGAGCCATAGAGTTTTAGCTTGttctattttgaaaaatgataatgGAATATTTCTTAGTGGTGTGGTTGGAGCAGCTATGAAGAAAAAG GCAGCAGCTAAAGATCATGATTATTGTACCATGCCTTTAACTGAGCATTGGATTGATAGAGCAAATAAG GTAACACAATCAGATGTGGATTTGATTGAGAGGTCTACCCGCCTACAAAGTTGCAGTCCCAAGTGGTTAGAAGAAAGAAGATTTAGACTGACAGCATCTACCTTTGGAGAGATTTGTAAAGTTACTTCAAGACGGAACACTGACAAATTTTGTCACTCACTTTTTTATGGCTCAAATATTCAGAGCAAGGCACTTAGTCATGGCAAAAACTATGAAGCTAAAGCATTGAAAgctttcaatttaaaatttgataagaATGCTAAAAGATGTGGTTTTTATGTCAGTATTGATAAATCTTTTCTAGGTGCTTCACCTGATGCCATTTTAGAGGATGGTCAATCAATTGTTGAAATTAAATGCCCCTACAATGGAAGAAATGAGGATGTTAAGCCTGgtccaaatttcaaatttttacagATGGATAGTAATGGCAATATTGTTTTGAAAGAGAGCAGTAATTATTATGATCAAATTCAAGGGCAGCTTTTTGTCACCAAAAGATCTCTGTGTTACTTTGTTGTTTATACATTATGTGACTTGTTTGTACAAAAAATCAACCTTAATGAGGAGTATTGTAATAACTGTCTTGTTCCAAAACTGGAGTCATTTTACCAAAGAGTTTTCAGACCATATGTTGCTTCAACATTGTAA